A genomic stretch from Actinomycetota bacterium includes:
- a CDS encoding undecaprenyl/decaprenyl-phosphate alpha-N-acetylglucosaminyl 1-phosphate transferase: MREYLLCLFAAAAVTYLLTPLVRASAIRFGAMAEVRDRDVHLLPTARWGGLAMAGGFLVAVLLASNLPLMGTIFQDRKQITALLLSAGIIVILGILDDRFGLDAPTKLVGQVLAAAVLSLKGVTLVWLPIGGIFILDPSTSVLATVLVVLVSINAVNMTDGLDGLAASFGAIGAAAFFAYSYFLSVQNGYQRATLATLISAAVVGMCIGFLPHNWFRARIFMGDTGSMLIGLCFAASSIMLTGQVDPGGLTGGVLLPAFLPVVLPLIILSVPLVDLFLAIVRRTRKGRSPFAPDKEHLHHRLLDLGHGQERAVLIMSTFTAVVAFGAVSLAFVPVWLTAVGVAFGIFALIVWVLNPPENSVVN; encoded by the coding sequence ATGCGCGAATACCTACTTTGCCTGTTTGCAGCAGCAGCGGTGACATATTTACTCACTCCGCTCGTGCGTGCTAGTGCAATTAGATTTGGCGCAATGGCGGAAGTTCGTGACCGAGACGTACACCTGCTACCGACTGCGCGTTGGGGTGGCTTGGCGATGGCTGGCGGATTTTTAGTTGCCGTATTACTCGCTAGCAATCTGCCGCTAATGGGCACAATTTTTCAAGATCGAAAACAGATAACAGCTCTTCTATTAAGTGCCGGAATCATTGTGATCCTGGGGATTCTTGATGATCGCTTTGGCTTGGATGCACCAACAAAGTTAGTTGGTCAGGTTTTGGCGGCTGCGGTACTTTCGCTCAAAGGCGTAACACTTGTCTGGCTTCCAATTGGCGGGATTTTTATTCTCGATCCATCCACTTCGGTGTTGGCAACCGTCCTAGTGGTCTTGGTAAGCATCAATGCAGTAAATATGACTGACGGTCTTGACGGCCTCGCGGCAAGTTTTGGTGCCATTGGTGCTGCAGCCTTTTTTGCCTATTCGTACTTTCTTAGCGTGCAGAACGGCTATCAACGTGCCACGTTAGCAACTTTAATTTCTGCAGCTGTGGTTGGCATGTGTATAGGGTTCTTGCCACACAATTGGTTCCGCGCTCGAATCTTTATGGGTGACACCGGCTCGATGCTGATTGGACTCTGTTTTGCAGCTTCCAGCATCATGCTCACCGGACAAGTCGACCCAGGCGGCTTAACTGGTGGCGTCTTGTTGCCAGCTTTTTTGCCAGTGGTATTGCCCTTAATTATTCTGTCGGTACCTCTCGTCGATTTATTCTTGGCGATTGTCCGAAGAACGCGCAAAGGGCGTTCACCTTTTGCCCCAGATAAGGAGCATTTACACCACCGACTTCTAGATCTTGGACACGGACAAGAGCGCGCAGTGTTGATCATGTCTACTTTTACGGCAGTGGTTGCCTTTGGCGCCGTTAGCTTGGCATTTGTTCCCGTTTGGCTGACCGCGGTTGGCGTTGCTTTTGGCATCTTTGCGCTTATCGTCTGGGTACTAAATCCACCAGAGAATAGTGTCGTAAATTAA
- a CDS encoding AtpZ/AtpI family protein, with protein sequence MAWRSVSYLTAGILFYGGIGWLLGNYFGHKSAFMAAGVITGIVLALYLTYARVSQSDRNATTSDLRKPQQ encoded by the coding sequence ATGGCATGGCGATCAGTTAGTTATCTAACCGCCGGAATCTTGTTTTACGGCGGTATCGGGTGGTTGCTCGGAAATTATTTCGGTCACAAATCAGCATTCATGGCCGCAGGTGTGATTACCGGAATCGTACTCGCGCTTTATCTCACATACGCACGCGTTTCGCAATCTGATCGAAATGCCACTACGAGTGACCTAAGGAAGCCGCAGCAATGA
- the atpB gene encoding ATP synthase F0 subunit A has product MNFATIAYEAGCHLNSGCGFPAPNAHIFFLKPYVTLSLFGFEVTVTKSIILALIVALIVIAFFMTAFRSPKLVPGKLQSLGEQGYTFVRDQIAREVIGKDGDKFVPFLASLFFFIWICNLMGVIPGAQFPVMSSLAFPVALTLMVYITYVYLGMKHQGPIKFFTDAAFPPGVPKVMYVLLTPLELLGLLITRPVTQAIRLFANMFAGHLLITTFTVGAYYLLSPSLIGALGSATSFGVTIVLTGFEMFIQGLQAFIFTLLTAVYIGGSLHAEH; this is encoded by the coding sequence ATGAACTTTGCGACTATCGCGTACGAGGCAGGATGCCATCTCAATTCAGGATGTGGTTTTCCAGCTCCGAATGCACACATCTTCTTCCTTAAGCCGTATGTAACTTTGAGCCTTTTCGGTTTTGAAGTAACGGTTACCAAATCCATCATCTTGGCGCTGATTGTGGCACTGATTGTGATTGCCTTTTTCATGACCGCATTTAGGTCACCAAAACTAGTTCCTGGCAAGTTGCAGTCGCTAGGCGAACAGGGCTACACCTTCGTTCGCGATCAGATTGCCCGTGAAGTTATTGGCAAGGATGGCGATAAGTTCGTTCCATTCTTGGCGTCACTTTTCTTCTTCATCTGGATTTGCAACCTGATGGGCGTTATTCCCGGTGCACAGTTTCCAGTGATGAGCAGTCTGGCTTTTCCGGTCGCATTGACTCTGATGGTTTACATAACTTACGTTTACTTGGGCATGAAGCATCAAGGTCCAATCAAATTCTTCACTGACGCAGCCTTCCCACCTGGTGTGCCCAAGGTAATGTACGTTTTACTGACTCCACTTGAACTGCTGGGTCTTTTAATCACTCGTCCGGTAACTCAGGCAATCCGTCTGTTCGCCAACATGTTCGCTGGCCACTTGTTAATCACTACTTTTACAGTCGGTGCGTACTACTTACTATCACCCTCATTGATTGGTGCCTTGGGCTCAGCAACTTCATTCGGCGTAACTATTGTCTTGACTGGATTTGAAATGTTCATTCAAGGACTGCAGGCTTTCATTTTTACGCTACTAACGGCCGTCTACATCGGCGGATCGTTACACGCGGAACACTAA
- the atpE gene encoding ATP synthase F0 subunit C: protein MSILAEVTGSLGSIGYGLAAIGPGIGIGIIFGQGVQAIARQPEAYGVIRQNMILGFALAEALALIGFVVPFVFGA, encoded by the coding sequence ATGTCAATCCTCGCAGAGGTTACCGGCTCATTAGGCTCAATCGGCTACGGTTTAGCAGCAATCGGCCCAGGTATTGGTATCGGAATCATCTTCGGTCAGGGCGTGCAGGCTATTGCTCGTCAGCCAGAGGCCTACGGTGTAATCCGTCAGAACATGATCTTGGGCTTCGCGCTTGCTGAAGCTCTTGCTCTTATCGGCTTCGTTGTCCCATTCGTCTTTGGTGCTTAA
- a CDS encoding F0F1 ATP synthase subunit B: protein MTTFILASAEEQVNILRVPLDELVIGTVAFLLVFFALAKFAFPRINKTLEERADAIEGGIKRAQESQEEAAALLESYKSQLAEARTEAAAIRNQAQAEKAAIIEQAKSEAAAAAAAVTERASASIEAERAQAIASLRRDVSDLALNLAGKVVGETLQDDAKARATVDRFIADLEAQAAK, encoded by the coding sequence GTGACAACCTTTATTCTTGCCAGTGCTGAGGAACAGGTGAACATTCTCCGCGTTCCACTCGATGAATTAGTCATCGGCACCGTGGCATTCCTATTGGTCTTCTTTGCGTTGGCTAAATTCGCCTTCCCGCGCATCAACAAGACGCTCGAAGAGCGTGCTGATGCGATTGAGGGTGGCATCAAGCGCGCTCAGGAGTCACAAGAGGAAGCCGCCGCACTGCTCGAGTCGTACAAATCGCAACTTGCCGAAGCTCGTACCGAGGCAGCTGCAATTCGTAATCAGGCTCAGGCAGAGAAGGCAGCAATCATCGAACAAGCAAAGTCTGAAGCTGCTGCGGCTGCCGCAGCAGTTACCGAACGCGCTTCGGCATCAATCGAAGCAGAGCGGGCACAGGCAATTGCCTCACTGCGTCGCGATGTCAGCGACCTTGCATTGAATTTGGCCGGCAAAGTTGTCGGCGAAACTTTGCAGGACGATGCGAAGGCCCGCGCAACTGTAGATCGCTTCATTGCCGATCTAGAAGCACAGGCGGCTAAGTAA
- a CDS encoding F0F1 ATP synthase subunit delta → MIGASRESLTIVQETLRSRAGQGDLSALSSQLLAVANVIASEKSLRLMLADSGQPSATRVALISDLLGSQVAQTTKEVVAAVVSQRWSSDSDLVDALEILGAQSAFMAASGAGTLDRVESDIFHFGRAVDASAQLQMTLTDPAQSAAVKAAVVKDLLAGKVDAQASQVIAYFASNLRGRRVAAVIDLLSELAAGERNQVVAQVRSVIALDETQKTRLATALSKLTGKQVSVNVAIDPSVIGGISVKIGQDVIDGSVATRLESARRSLQA, encoded by the coding sequence ATGATTGGTGCATCACGCGAAAGTTTGACTATCGTGCAGGAGACTTTGCGCTCCCGTGCAGGGCAGGGCGATCTGTCCGCCTTGTCTAGTCAACTTCTTGCCGTCGCTAATGTAATTGCGAGCGAAAAGTCGTTGCGTCTGATGTTGGCCGATAGTGGCCAGCCAAGTGCAACGCGCGTCGCTCTGATTTCAGACCTGTTGGGTAGCCAAGTAGCACAAACTACAAAAGAAGTAGTTGCCGCTGTGGTTAGCCAGCGCTGGTCTTCCGATAGCGACTTAGTTGATGCCCTTGAAATTCTTGGTGCGCAGTCAGCCTTCATGGCAGCGTCGGGTGCCGGAACTCTTGACCGTGTGGAGAGTGACATCTTCCATTTTGGTCGAGCAGTAGACGCCTCAGCCCAACTTCAGATGACCTTGACCGATCCAGCACAGAGTGCTGCAGTTAAGGCTGCGGTCGTCAAAGACCTACTTGCAGGCAAAGTAGATGCCCAGGCAAGTCAGGTGATTGCTTACTTCGCAAGCAACTTGCGTGGTCGTCGCGTAGCAGCTGTTATTGACTTACTCAGTGAGCTCGCCGCAGGTGAACGCAATCAGGTTGTTGCTCAGGTGCGCAGTGTTATCGCACTCGATGAAACACAAAAAACTCGCTTGGCCACCGCACTTAGCAAACTAACTGGCAAGCAAGTAAGCGTAAATGTCGCAATCGATCCATCAGTTATTGGTGGCATCTCAGTAAAGATTGGCCAAGACGTCATTGACGGCTCGGTCGCAACCCGCTTAGAAAGTGCTCGCAGGTCACTGCAGGCATAA
- a CDS encoding F0F1 ATP synthase subunit alpha — MTELSIRPEEIREAIARNVESFAPGTSREEVGHVVETGDGIARVEGLHSAMTNELLEFEGGLLGLALNLDVREIGAVLLGDGSKIAEGQSVKRTGEILSVPVGDGYLGRVVDPLGNPIDGKGPIAAEGRRALELQAPTVVQRQPVKEPMLTGLKAIDAMTAIGRGQRQLIIGDRQTGKTAVAIDTILNQKENWDSGDPKKQVKCIYVAVGQKGSTIAAVKGALEEFGAMEYTTIVAAPASDPAGFKYLAPYTGSAIGQHWMYKGEHVLIIFDDLSKQAEAYRAVSLLLRRPPGREAYPGDVFYLHSRLLERCAKLSDELGGGSMTGLPIIETKANDVSAYIPTNVISITDGQCFLESDLFNSGVRPAINVGISVSRVGGSAQPKAMKKVAGRLRLDLAQYRELEAFAAFGSDLDAASKAQLERGARLVELLKQGQYQPQAMEREAVSVWAGTSGQLDEVPVEDIRRFDSEFLDHVARNHADVFNAIRQTTDLSDETIATLTTVIADFKKQFTTSAGHSLVNDAPVEALEAEEIDPTQIVKVKA; from the coding sequence ATGACGGAACTGTCCATTCGGCCAGAGGAAATCCGCGAAGCGATTGCTCGCAACGTTGAATCCTTCGCACCTGGAACATCCCGTGAAGAAGTCGGTCACGTAGTCGAGACCGGTGACGGCATTGCACGTGTTGAAGGTCTTCATTCGGCGATGACCAACGAACTACTTGAGTTCGAAGGTGGCCTGCTCGGTCTGGCACTGAACCTTGATGTGCGTGAGATCGGTGCGGTGCTTCTTGGCGATGGTTCAAAGATCGCTGAAGGTCAGAGCGTTAAGCGCACTGGTGAGATTCTTTCGGTTCCAGTGGGTGATGGCTACCTAGGTCGCGTTGTTGATCCACTTGGCAACCCAATTGACGGCAAAGGTCCGATCGCCGCTGAAGGTCGTCGTGCTCTGGAACTTCAGGCACCAACCGTTGTTCAGCGTCAGCCAGTTAAAGAGCCAATGTTGACCGGCCTTAAGGCAATTGACGCTATGACCGCTATCGGTCGTGGTCAGCGCCAGCTCATCATTGGTGACCGTCAGACCGGAAAGACTGCTGTTGCAATCGACACCATCTTGAACCAGAAAGAAAACTGGGACAGTGGCGATCCGAAGAAGCAGGTTAAGTGCATTTATGTTGCCGTTGGCCAGAAGGGTTCAACGATTGCAGCTGTTAAGGGTGCTCTGGAAGAGTTTGGCGCGATGGAATACACAACCATCGTTGCGGCTCCAGCTTCTGACCCAGCAGGTTTCAAGTACCTTGCGCCTTACACCGGCTCGGCAATTGGTCAGCACTGGATGTACAAGGGCGAGCATGTCCTAATCATTTTTGATGACCTATCAAAGCAGGCTGAGGCCTACCGTGCCGTATCACTATTGCTTCGTCGTCCGCCAGGTCGTGAAGCTTATCCAGGTGACGTTTTCTACTTACACTCACGTTTGCTCGAGCGTTGCGCAAAGCTTTCTGACGAACTCGGTGGCGGTTCAATGACTGGTCTACCAATCATTGAGACCAAGGCGAATGACGTTTCGGCTTACATCCCAACTAACGTGATTTCGATTACCGATGGTCAGTGCTTCTTGGAATCCGACCTCTTCAACTCCGGTGTTCGCCCAGCAATCAACGTGGGTATCTCAGTTTCCCGCGTTGGTGGTTCAGCGCAGCCAAAGGCTATGAAGAAGGTTGCAGGTCGTTTGCGTCTTGACCTCGCGCAGTACCGTGAACTCGAGGCTTTCGCAGCATTCGGTTCAGACTTGGATGCCGCGTCGAAGGCACAGCTTGAGCGCGGTGCTCGTTTGGTTGAACTGCTAAAGCAGGGCCAGTACCAGCCACAGGCTATGGAACGCGAAGCCGTATCTGTTTGGGCCGGAACTTCAGGCCAGCTAGACGAAGTTCCAGTTGAAGACATCCGTCGCTTCGACTCAGAGTTCCTAGATCACGTTGCTCGCAATCATGCAGATGTGTTCAACGCGATTCGTCAGACAACAGACCTTTCGGATGAGACCATCGCAACCTTGACCACTGTCATCGCAGACTTCAAGAAGCAGTTCACTACTTCAGCAGGTCATTCGCTAGTTAACGATGCCCCAGTTGAGGCACTTGAGGCGGAAGAAATCGATCCGACTCAGATTGTGAAAGTTAAGGCGTAA
- a CDS encoding F0F1 ATP synthase subunit gamma, translating into MGAQLRVYRRRIKSVQATKKITKAMELIASSRIVKAQQRVDASLPYTLELMRAISSAVSHGNSKHPLITPPEVRKRAAVIFVTADRGLAGAYSSAVIKETEALNNLLKEEGVEPIHFIIGRKGLGFYKFRERPIAASWTGFTDQPTYENAQEIAQSVLEYFAKKPEEGGVDEIHLVYTHFINMGVQEVRVRRILPVEILEVSQEQASEKLETTVFPLYDFEPSPEAVLEALLPRFVENVVYTALLLSAASEHAARRRAMKSASDNAEELIRTLARRANQARQAEITQEISEIVGGADALASATSGS; encoded by the coding sequence GTGGGTGCACAGCTAAGGGTCTACCGCCGACGCATTAAGTCGGTGCAAGCCACAAAGAAGATTACGAAGGCGATGGAACTTATCGCGTCTTCGCGTATCGTTAAGGCGCAGCAGCGCGTTGACGCTTCTTTGCCGTACACCCTTGAATTAATGCGCGCGATTTCTTCCGCGGTTTCGCATGGCAACAGCAAGCACCCGCTCATTACACCTCCAGAGGTTCGTAAGCGTGCAGCCGTCATTTTTGTAACTGCCGATCGTGGTCTGGCTGGTGCTTACTCATCAGCAGTAATCAAGGAAACTGAAGCGCTCAACAACTTGCTTAAAGAAGAAGGCGTTGAGCCAATTCACTTCATCATTGGTCGCAAGGGTCTTGGTTTCTACAAGTTCCGCGAACGTCCGATTGCTGCTTCATGGACCGGATTCACCGATCAGCCAACTTACGAGAACGCGCAAGAAATTGCTCAGTCCGTGTTGGAATACTTCGCCAAGAAGCCTGAAGAAGGCGGCGTTGACGAAATCCATTTGGTTTACACCCACTTCATCAACATGGGTGTCCAGGAAGTTCGCGTCCGTCGAATTCTGCCTGTTGAGATTTTAGAAGTAAGCCAAGAGCAAGCTTCTGAAAAGTTGGAAACCACCGTGTTCCCGCTTTACGATTTTGAGCCCAGCCCCGAAGCTGTGCTCGAAGCACTACTTCCTCGCTTTGTCGAGAATGTGGTGTACACCGCATTGTTGCTTTCGGCTGCGAGTGAGCATGCTGCTCGCCGCCGCGCCATGAAGAGTGCTTCAGACAATGCCGAAGAACTTATCCGAACCCTAGCCCGCCGTGCTAACCAAGCACGTCAGGCAGAAATCACCCAGGAAATCAGCGAGATTGTCGGCGGCGCCGATGCTCTTGCATCCGCAACATCAGGGAGCTAA
- the atpD gene encoding F0F1 ATP synthase subunit beta: protein MTTTTETTHGRVARVTGPVVDVEFPVEAMPALYNALHVDVDFGDGNKSTLTLEVAQHIGDNMIRAISMQPTDGLVRGAEVRDSGDSITVPVGDVTKSHVWNTLGKPLDVAESSLEIKERWGIHRQAPTFDQLESKTEVFWTGIKVIDLLTPYVKGGKIGLFGGAGVGKTVLIQEMITRVAKNFGGVSVFAGVGERTREGNDLFLEMTESGVINDTALVFGQMDEPPGTRLRVALSALTMAEYFRDVQKQDVLLFIDNIFRFTQAGSEVSTLLGRMPSAVGYQPTLADEMGVLQERITSTRGHSITSLQAIYVPADDLTDPAPATTFAHLDATTVLSRPISEKGIYPAVDPLDSTSRILDARYVGDEHYRVAARVKEILQRNKELQDIIAILGIDELSEEDKILVNRARRIERFLSQNMFVAEAFTGQKGSFVPVEETVASFKALTEGEFDHLPEQAFFMCGGIDDVKANAEKLKG, encoded by the coding sequence ATGACAACCACGACAGAAACGACACACGGTCGAGTCGCCCGAGTAACTGGGCCAGTTGTTGACGTGGAATTCCCCGTCGAAGCAATGCCAGCGTTGTACAACGCATTGCATGTTGATGTGGACTTTGGCGATGGCAACAAGAGCACGTTGACACTTGAGGTTGCCCAGCACATTGGCGACAACATGATTCGTGCTATCTCCATGCAGCCAACTGATGGCTTGGTTCGTGGCGCCGAGGTTCGCGACTCTGGCGACTCGATCACAGTTCCTGTTGGTGACGTAACCAAGTCTCACGTATGGAACACCTTGGGTAAGCCACTTGACGTTGCTGAATCCTCGCTAGAAATCAAAGAGCGTTGGGGTATTCACCGTCAGGCACCAACTTTCGATCAGTTGGAATCAAAGACTGAAGTTTTCTGGACCGGCATCAAGGTTATTGACCTTCTGACTCCTTATGTAAAGGGTGGAAAGATTGGTCTATTCGGTGGTGCTGGTGTTGGTAAGACCGTTCTGATTCAGGAAATGATCACCCGTGTTGCTAAGAACTTCGGTGGTGTTTCAGTATTCGCTGGTGTTGGTGAGCGTACTCGTGAAGGTAACGACTTGTTCCTTGAAATGACCGAGTCTGGCGTTATTAACGACACCGCACTGGTCTTCGGTCAGATGGACGAGCCGCCTGGTACCCGTCTTCGTGTTGCCTTGTCAGCGCTGACCATGGCGGAATACTTCCGTGATGTTCAGAAGCAGGACGTTCTGCTCTTCATCGACAACATCTTCCGGTTCACCCAGGCAGGTTCTGAGGTTTCAACCCTTCTAGGTCGCATGCCTTCGGCTGTGGGTTACCAGCCAACTTTGGCTGACGAGATGGGTGTGCTCCAGGAGCGCATTACTTCAACTCGTGGTCACTCAATCACTTCACTTCAGGCAATTTACGTTCCTGCGGACGACTTGACTGACCCGGCTCCAGCTACCACCTTCGCCCACTTAGATGCGACTACCGTTTTGTCTCGTCCTATTTCGGAAAAGGGTATTTACCCAGCGGTGGATCCACTGGATTCAACTTCTCGTATCTTGGATGCTCGCTACGTTGGTGACGAGCACTACCGAGTTGCTGCTCGCGTTAAGGAAATCTTGCAGCGCAACAAGGAGCTTCAGGACATTATCGCCATTCTCGGTATTGACGAACTTTCTGAAGAAGACAAGATTCTGGTTAACCGTGCTCGCCGTATCGAGCGCTTCCTATCACAGAACATGTTCGTGGCTGAAGCCTTCACCGGCCAAAAGGGCTCATTCGTGCCTGTCGAAGAAACCGTCGCATCATTCAAGGCGCTTACCGAAGGCGAGTTTGATCACCTTCCAGAGCAGGCGTTCTTCATGTGCGGTGGCATCGATGACGTAAAGGCTAATGCCGAGAAACTAAAGGGCTAA
- a CDS encoding F0F1 ATP synthase subunit epsilon, producing MVSELQVAIVAVDHKVWSGAAKSIVAKTPEGEIGILPGHEPVLSLLVDGVVRIETVEGQKIAVAVHGGFFAVDSNEVKVLAEIAELDTEIDVARAQAALDRANGSDSPEQLAAYRRAETRLKAAAESTASGLHN from the coding sequence ATCGTGTCAGAACTACAGGTCGCCATTGTAGCTGTAGATCACAAAGTGTGGTCAGGTGCTGCAAAGTCGATTGTTGCAAAGACTCCCGAGGGTGAGATTGGTATCTTGCCGGGTCACGAGCCAGTGTTATCACTGCTCGTGGACGGCGTAGTGCGCATCGAGACTGTTGAAGGTCAGAAGATTGCAGTGGCTGTTCATGGTGGCTTCTTTGCCGTTGATTCAAATGAAGTTAAAGTTCTCGCCGAAATTGCTGAACTTGATACCGAAATTGATGTCGCTCGCGCTCAAGCCGCATTAGATCGTGCAAATGGTTCGGATTCCCCGGAGCAGTTGGCTGCTTACCGGCGAGCTGAAACTCGATTGAAAGCGGCTGCTGAATCAACAGCGAGCGGTTTGCATAATTAA
- a CDS encoding cob(I)yrinic acid a,c-diamide adenosyltransferase, producing MVNLTRIYTRTGDDGTTNLGDMSRTGKNDPRLKAYADVDEANSSIGLVVTAPGIRDDLAKLLVDIQNDLFDVGADLCTPVIDNPPHEPLRVTTDYINRLEKACDSYNEELEPLRSFILPGGTEVAARLHVARTITRRAERSTWAAIDMYHGGVNQLAATYLNRLSDLLFILARVANKELGDVLWEPGRNQK from the coding sequence ATGGTTAATTTAACTCGTATTTACACCCGAACCGGTGATGATGGCACTACAAATCTTGGTGACATGAGTCGAACTGGCAAGAACGATCCACGATTAAAGGCTTATGCCGATGTTGACGAGGCAAATAGCTCTATTGGACTGGTGGTTACTGCTCCAGGAATACGAGATGATCTAGCAAAACTATTGGTCGACATTCAAAATGATTTGTTCGACGTTGGTGCAGACTTATGTACACCAGTAATCGACAATCCCCCGCACGAACCGCTTCGGGTAACCACTGATTACATTAATCGTCTTGAAAAAGCCTGCGATTCCTACAATGAAGAGTTAGAGCCACTGCGTTCATTCATTCTGCCTGGTGGCACAGAGGTGGCAGCTCGCTTACATGTTGCGCGAACGATCACTAGACGGGCAGAACGCAGTACGTGGGCAGCAATTGATATGTATCACGGTGGCGTAAATCAGTTGGCCGCAACCTATTTGAATCGGCTAAGTGATTTACTCTTTATCCTGGCCAGGGTGGCAAATAAGGAACTTGGCGATGTGCTTTGGGAGCCAGGGCGCAACCAAAAATAA
- the murA gene encoding UDP-N-acetylglucosamine 1-carboxyvinyltransferase — MDVFRIAGAARLSGTVTVSGAKNSSLKLMAVALLAPGTTTIEQVPNILDVTIMAELLRRLGCTVSYDAKAQTIVIDVPETIEHRADYDLVRRMRASIAVLGPLVARTGAADVALPGGDNIGSRGLDMHIAGLERMGASVTSEHGYLVVQAPASGLNGTHVYLDFPSVGATETLLMASVTANGETVIDNAAREPEIVDICEMLIKMGAEIAGVGTSLLTVTGVKSLRPVTHATVSDRIVAATWAVAATMTQGDITIKNVRPEHLGLPLEKLSATGAELEVGSDWIRVQMHRRPTAVDIVTLPYPGFPTDLQPQFIAMNAIADGSAMVTENLFEARFRFVQELSRLGAEVRTDGHHALVRGKTMLSGAPVEATDIRAGAGLVLAGLVAEGVTTIHGVEHIDRGYVGFEQQLISLGAPITREVLSDLD, encoded by the coding sequence GTGGATGTTTTTCGCATAGCTGGGGCGGCTCGACTTTCGGGCACGGTCACAGTTTCAGGAGCTAAAAATAGTTCTCTGAAGTTGATGGCGGTAGCACTATTAGCGCCAGGTACAACAACTATTGAGCAAGTGCCCAACATCCTTGATGTAACGATTATGGCTGAACTTCTTCGCCGACTCGGATGCACAGTTTCTTATGATGCGAAAGCGCAGACCATTGTTATAGATGTGCCAGAAACCATTGAACATCGCGCCGATTATGACCTTGTACGTCGAATGCGGGCCTCAATCGCAGTGCTTGGCCCATTGGTTGCTCGAACGGGTGCTGCCGATGTTGCACTTCCAGGTGGCGACAACATTGGTTCACGCGGATTAGATATGCACATTGCAGGACTTGAGCGAATGGGCGCATCTGTGACAAGTGAACATGGCTACCTCGTTGTGCAAGCACCCGCATCAGGCCTTAATGGCACTCATGTATATCTTGATTTTCCAAGTGTTGGCGCAACTGAAACGCTATTAATGGCATCGGTCACTGCAAATGGCGAGACTGTTATTGATAATGCAGCGCGGGAACCTGAAATTGTTGACATCTGCGAAATGTTAATAAAAATGGGGGCTGAAATAGCCGGTGTCGGCACCTCCCTGTTGACCGTGACTGGCGTCAAATCACTTCGTCCGGTTACCCACGCCACGGTGTCTGACCGAATTGTTGCGGCAACCTGGGCAGTAGCAGCGACCATGACTCAGGGTGATATCACCATCAAAAATGTGCGCCCAGAACATCTAGGTCTACCTCTGGAGAAATTAAGTGCAACTGGGGCAGAACTTGAAGTTGGGTCAGACTGGATCAGGGTTCAAATGCATCGACGACCGACGGCTGTCGACATAGTAACTCTGCCGTACCCAGGCTTTCCAACTGATTTGCAACCACAGTTCATAGCAATGAATGCCATAGCGGATGGATCTGCTATGGTTACCGAAAATCTTTTCGAAGCACGCTTCCGTTTTGTCCAAGAGCTCAGTCGCTTGGGCGCAGAGGTACGAACTGATGGTCATCATGCTCTAGTTCGTGGAAAGACGATGCTGTCTGGTGCGCCAGTTGAGGCCACGGATATTCGAGCCGGCGCTGGCCTTGTTTTAGCCGGATTGGTTGCTGAAGGAGTGACAACAATTCACGGCGTCGAACATATAGACCGCGGCTATGTTGGATTTGAGCAGCAGTTAATCTCGCTTGGGGCGCCGATTACCCGAGAAGTACTTAGTGACCTCGACTGA